The Halichondria panicea chromosome 8, odHalPani1.1, whole genome shotgun sequence DNA segment GTTAACcttggaatgcattgccctgctacgcccactcataGACCCACTCGTAGACCCTTCACTTCCGCTTTTTCTgatttctggctttctggtcctaCATGCGCAGTAGACAAGTGTAGATCAATGATGAAGACATTAACAGTTGACCTTGTTGTTACATCTTTATGTCTTTTTGAAGCACGTAAGTACTAACTGCTTGTCTGTGGTATAATTTTGACTTGTTGATACAGTTCTCTTGGCTTACTGTGGTCAAGAGATACCTCTCAGCAATAATCAAGTTCCTGGTTGCTACAGTACTAACGATACTGCTGTGTTTGCGTGTACTGTAATGGATTCTAGTCACTTTTATGGAACAGACTGGAGTGGTACTGTCTTCAACTGCCCCTCAGCAAACTCAATCAGTAAGAACAAAATCTTCTTGCCTCATATGCAGTTCAGTTCTCTTGCACGTGGCACTTGTAATGCTGGCACCATTGTTGCAGAGGGCACAGAAGTGAATGGTTCATTGTATACATCAGTGCTTACTATAGCGCCAGTTACCCCAGACATGAATGGGCAAACCATCATCTGTTCAGTTTCAGGGATTACAGTGATTGGTACAGAGACACTCAGAGTCGGAGGTAAAATAATACAATATAGCCTCTTAATTGGCAGTTTTTTAATCACAGTGACTCCTGAACCACCAATCAACACTAGTCTCAGTTTTACAATAATACCATCCAAAACATTCACTGTAAGTTGGACAGATGCAATAGGAGTTATTGGAGGGGTAGGTGGGTACCATACCAACGTGTCTGGTGACTGTGGACAGTGTACTAATGTGGGTATAGTGAGTGCCAATGTGACAAACATGTCATGCTCGGGATGGGAGCCCATTGGACAGACCTGCAACATCAGTGTCTACACAGTTACTGATGACTGTCAGTTTAGGAGTGAAAGTCCTGCCTTTGTTGTTGTACATCTGAAGTGTAtgtttaaataattattgtgtatatagGCGTGCATTCCAccttaatatatatatataaattatagtgccAACAGTCCCCACAACTACTAGTGTAATACCGACTTATGACCTTAGTGGAGGCCTGTTGCGAATTGCAACTACCTTCATTGCAAATCAAGTGAGTTTACATGGAGTTCAGTTGTTCATTATTATAGTTTAGTAAAATAATGTGCTTTTGTATTATAAGGAGATCACAGATGAGAATGGATTCACTATCAAGTATGTGATTGTATacactcactcatcactggAGAGTGAGCCGGTGGAGATTCTGTTGGACTGTGCCTCAAAAACTGAATGTACACACATCCTCAAAGTTAATAATTCTCATGGCGAGTACTCAATAGCAACTGGTGCTGTGACTCCAGTGGGGAAAGCAATCCAACAGGACAACACTACCATAACGATTGGTGAGTTTACATGCAATAATGACTTGTTTTTGTAAAACTTGATTTTCATATGTTACACTTTTAGGAACAAACACTTTTGTACGAGTTACTGTGGATGTATTTCAGAGTTTCACAGCTGTCAACTGTTTTTTCTTCGACAAATACAATCACATCTCCTGTGAAGTAGAGTACAGTCAAGATTGCGATACCCTTATTCAGAAAAAAAGAAATGGAGCTTCAATTAATGAGTCAGATGTGGCTATACTCCTCAATGATATCTTACCATCAACACAATACTGCTTTGTCTTGACAGCTGAAAATCAAATGACTACTGTGAAAATACAAGGAAAATTCACAGGTGAGTTGTTATTGGCTAAAGCTGAAATTTGTGAACCCTTGTTCTATTCCAGGATATAGTGTAGAAAGCACCCTCAGCACAAGCATAACTACACACTCTACTCCAGGATACAGTGTAGAGAGCATCCTCAGCACAAGCATAATTACAAGTGTCACCATCTTTGTAGCTTTAGTCTCTCTAATAATACTTGTTGCAATTGTTATTGCCTGCTACAAGAAAAAGAGAAACTCAAAAGGTGACGAACCTGTAGAACCTGTTTATTACTCTGTTGTAAGGCCCGTGGCTGAGGAAGTCACAGCTGATCCGACTTACGATGAGATCTCAGTAGCTGTGAAAAAATGGAGGGATATCACCACAGAACCCAACGAAGCATACCACCCCGTGTCAGTGCAACCTAACGAGGCCTACCAAACAACCAACatcatgcatgataattagtCTATACATTTCACACCCAGCTTGCTTCGTGTATTATTCTTTACGTACATGGACGCTATATAGATTGAGTCAGTTGCAGGTAGATATATAATCCATTTAAACATTGTGTGTGAGTGTTTTAATATTACATACCACGTGTTTAACGGGAAATTTTTCGCGGGTGCAaaatttttgctatttggctACAGAGCCCTCAACAGAAATGTTAGTGGGTTCTAATGtttgcgtttcaatgccaAGAAACGTCACCCACCAATATAGCTTTGCAACTCTCTACCTAAAATGATGCACCTTGATGGCAGATCGGAATCCTCTGACTCTGATAAAGTTAATTTTTTTGAATTAGTTTATTCCAAGCCCCTGTCTAACACTCCTCAAGATGATGACGGTACAAATCTACAAGCAACTCTGGATTTTATAAATATCACGGATTTGGATGTTCTCACTGCTCTCTCCAACCTTGACCCTTCTAAAACAAGGGGCATAGATGGGATAGGCCCCGTTCTTGTGCTTTCGCTTTGTACCCTGTAATTCATCatctaccgtatatcttctaatttatcggacacttctaattacccggacactcttttgggcaattttcgttgttctaatacaacggacactccagtactttaatattacattttttctaaatatccggacaataccttgaaaagttgagttaccattcatagacggcaagtaagacttggagtgctgcagttagatatcCTTGAGGGATCAGTAACGGTGTTCGCCTCCAACTTTTAATTGCTTCCGGAAGCGGGGGCGTAGCTTCATTGCATACTCTACTAACCGTAGTAGCTaagtgacctttgacctgccCTTATTTGtagaaaaaaattaatgatactgGCTGAAGAAAACAGATGATACTGGATGGATAAACTGATCCAAAACTGGGATGATACTGTGTGTGATGTTTCTGGATGTGAAAACAAGGGAAAGTGATATGATACTGATGTTCCTGGATGGATGAAAACAATGAAGAGTTAATTAATCGAGTGAATAATACAATCATGATTGATGGATGGACAGATAGATGATTTTGGCTTAGACTGGATACTGTGTGGCGATGTCAGCCATTACTTGGGTAAAGGCAGCTTGTTTCGATTGAGGGGTTGACAGTCGCTCTCTCCACATGAACTCGTCAAGGTATGATGGCAACTGTTGTTCTGTCACCCCCCCGCATCCTCTTCAGCTTGATCTTAATTCTATTCCAATAGCTCTcaatgttttgtgtgtgtacccctgtgACGCTGTTCACAAACTCAATACTGTGGTTGACGGTGCCATGGGATCCAACATTTGGCAACGATGCTACATTATTGTAAGCGGCCCAACAGTCGGAATGTATCACTGTGCCTGGTTGAACATGTGCCTGTATTATAGGCAAGAGTGTGACTGCTCTTCTATCTGCCACTAACTGGACAAAGCCAGTGGCAGGGGTTGTTGACATGTCAGCCAACCCAAACACCCACAAGTCACTCCTGGGTCGCCTACCCCGTCCACCCTATTGTGTTTAAGTGTTTACAATATTATTGTGAGCACAATTTTACCTTAGGTTTGTGTCGGAACAGACTTTCATCGATCTGAACAATAACACCAGCTCCTCCAAGACGGATAACAGTTGCGATCAGCTTTGCTGAGCATACCTCTCTGAGCCATTGGTATATATCACACCCCGTGGATGGTCTCACCTCAGCCTCCATTGCCATGTCTGTCACAGGGTATTCTCTGGACCACCACAAAATGGCTACCAACCACTGTTGGAGAGTAATCCTACTCTTAGAGAAGAAACTGAGGTGTCTGATGCTCCTGGTGGTCTTACATTGTGGGCAGGACCAACAGACACCATCCGAGCCTGATGAAGACCTTCGCCGTTCGATCATTGGAATAGCACACCTATTTTTGTTTATTATTTTGATCACACCTATTTTTccttttattataattatgcttattaTGGATATCCCTTATTATAATATAAGATACCTACCTTGTACAGTCGCAGGTAGTTGCAAGCAGTCCTTTACCCCTAAGATAACTGATAATACCCCCTGTCCCACCTCCCACCACTGTTGACATGCTCAAAATAGACATACTGATAGTGGATGGATGGATAGATGTACTTAGAATGCCATGTGTGAGCGAATATCCCGGCAGTAACGCACCAAGGTCAAAGATCATTTAGCTACTACGGTTAGTGGAGTATGCAATGATTCTACGCCCCCGCTTCCGGAAGCAATTAAAAGTTGGAGGCGAACACCGTTAGTGATCcccttgttctattaaacttagctagctcgcatgtagcctcgatcccaggccgctcttcctcgaagagagggcctggtatcgactgtttgcgcatgcgaaACTGGGGACTCCGGATATCATcgtttatatcccgttgctacgttgttgccaagtgcaatatgcttcatattgcactgctgaaagtcatattgcattgaccgcaaagtcatattgcactgaccgcaaaacgcccctctggcaattagacagacaattaaattaaaattaaattaacacgcatgagaaataacaagtatcaaagtatgtccagccatgcaggaatgaatgttcagcactgctggagtttcttcttgcaaccatgcaggttttaaaattgtccaagattcattttgtggaagattctgtgttcctagatcgacctagtcctcgacatcgtgatgcatgtcaattctgcttcaccgtagcactagaagtggctctttttgctgggggcatgagctgttttgcagcagtgtagaagcgagcttgcttggcttggttatgaggccgagcgtagaccagcagctaatacatgtattcactgagtagtggggtggggctgtttctttgcagccagcagtaagtggggcggggctgttttgcagcaccagaagtggggtggggctgttttgcagatttcagttgaaactccaacaattttgtgtcaagccattcgtcggtcatgccaatcttatacgctgcagatactggcgtctagaagagagaagagatggagctgtgtctagagttgtctctgtctttttttgtgctgtttatattgtgttactaggacagtgttatgttgctatgccctcgggatataaactagttataacacctgcactcgggatgcatggcatatattgcactcagccctcggggctggcgtatggcgcgccgtgtgtttcaataacaatgtctgcatatacataggagtgtcctggtgtgaatataccgacatagcatgcacgtgcaatgatcgccttatgcagtgatcatgtctgcacatgcaaccattagtctctgcacatgcagtgatcatgtctgcacatgcagtgatcatgtctgcacatgcaaccattagtctctgcacatgcagtgatcatgtctgcacatgcaacca contains these protein-coding regions:
- the LOC135339616 gene encoding uncharacterized protein LOC135339616 — protein: MSCSGWEPIGQTCNISVYTVTDDCQFRSESPAFVVVHLKLPTVPTTTSVIPTYDLSGGLLRIATTFIANQEITDENGFTIKYVIVYTHSSLESEPVEILLDCASKTECTHILKVNNSHGEYSIATGAVTPVGKAIQQDNTTITIGTNTFVRVTVDVFQSFTAVNCFFFDKYNHISCEVEYSQDCDTLIQKKRNGASINESDVAILLNDILPSTQYCFVLTAENQMTTVKIQGKFTGYSVESTLSTSITTHSTPGYSVESILSTSIITSVTIFVALVSLIILVAIVIACYKKKRNSKGDEPVEPVYYSVVRPVAEEVTADPTYDEISVAVKKWRDITTEPNEAYHPVSVQPNEAYQTTNIMHDN